A window of the Gossypium arboreum isolate Shixiya-1 chromosome 2, ASM2569848v2, whole genome shotgun sequence genome harbors these coding sequences:
- the LOC108466243 gene encoding polygalacturonase-like produces MLILVLLSISSVEGQGGGGGALLRTTLDGPCKAPIELQVEGTVKAPADPGASNEPKWIAFNRIEILKLSSGGLFDGQRTIAYKKEGCKGCKNITFEHFTISARDESPNPDGIHFGRSNGVNVLNSEIKTSDDCVSIGDGSKNLVINGVTCGPGHGISIASLGLFENEKLVDGFIVKTAP; encoded by the exons atgttaatactagtacttttgtCCATATCATCCGTTGAAGGTCAAGGAGGAGGTGGTGGTGCTCTGTTGCGAA CTACCTTAGATGGTCCTTGCAAGGCTCCTATTGAGCTTCAAGTTGAAGGCACTGTGAAGGCTCCGGCAGACCCTGGTGCTTCCAATGAGCCTAAATGGATTGCCTTCAATAGAATTGAAATTCTCAAATTGTCTAGTGGAGGACTTTTCGACGGCCAGAGAACCATTGCTTATAAAAAGGAAGGTTGCAAAG GATGCAAAAACATTACTTTCGAACATTTCACCATATCTGCACGTGACGAAAGCCCAAACCCAGATGGGATTCACTTTGGGAGATCAAATGGGGTCAATGTTCTTAACTCGGAGATAAAAACTAGTGATGACTGTGTTTCAATTGGGGATGGTTCCAAAAATTTGGTTATCAATGGAGTAACTTGTGGACCAGGACATGGTATCAGTATTGCCAGTCTCGGattgtttgaaaatgaaaaacTCGTTGATGGATTTATAGTAAAAACTGCACCATGA